The Lycium barbarum isolate Lr01 chromosome 10, ASM1917538v2, whole genome shotgun sequence genome includes a region encoding these proteins:
- the LOC132612959 gene encoding uncharacterized protein LOC132612959: MEEAHCLKYPIHPGDTKMYRDFKQHYLWCRMKRYIVEFVSQGSNCQQVKYEHQKLSGVTQRTPLPKWKWEQIVMDFLLGFPHTLGKFDVILVIVHRLSNNIYHSSIEMTPYEALYCRRCRSPIGLFDAFEVRYWGTDFLRDSLDKHIKEIASDLALPPGLFGVQPFFHVLILKKYHSYGSHMIWWDSVLLDKNLTFEDESISIMDRSVQKLRLKEITSEKAQKRHNPVEEVTWETELDMRSRDP, from the exons ATGGAGGAGGCTCATTGTTTGAAGTATCCCATTCATCCAGGAGatacaaagatgtatcgtgatttcaAGCAACACTATTTGTGGTGCCGAATGAAGAGATATATAGTGGAGTTCGTGTCTCAGGGttcgaattgtcaacaagtgaagtatgagcaccaaaaGCTTAGTGGTGTGACTCAGAGGACACCCTTACCCAAGTGGAAGTGGGAGCAGATTGTTATGGACTTTCTGTTAGGATTTCCTCATACCTTGGGAAAGTTTGATGTTATTTTGGTCATTGTGCACAGATTGAGCAA CAACATATATCATTCAAGTATTGAGATGACACCGTACGAGGCATTATATTGTAGaaggtgtcgttctcctattggtttgtttgatgcttttgaggttagATATTGGGGTACAGATTTTTTGCGGGATTCCTTGGATAAG CATATTAAGGAGATAGCTTCTGatttggctttacctccgggtctTTTTGGTGTTCAACCATTTTTCCATGTTTTGATACTGAAAAAGTATCATTCGTATGGCTCTCATATGATTTGGTGGGATTCAGTGTTACTTGATAAGAATCTGACTTTTGAGGACGAGTCGATATCCATTATGGATAGATCGGTTCAAAAGTTGAGATTGAAAGAAATAACTTCAGAGAAAGCACAAAAGAGGCATAATCCTGTAGAGGAGGTGACTTGGGAGACTGAGTTAGATATGAGATCTAGAGATCCCTAG